The Chitinophaga niabensis genome segment ATCCTTCCCGTGTAACATTCTGATAGCTGTAACCACCCAATAACGTGAATTTATGACCGCTGAATGTTTTGGAATAATCCGCGGTGAGTTCAAGGAGATTATCCTGGAAATAACCCGAACCGCGGGAACCATAACCTTTGCGGTTGTTGATCACAGAGGCGCGGTGATCGTATGTTTCAAAATAGCCGGTCAGCTCGCTGGTTTTAGCGCCGGAGAGCAGCAGTTTGATATTGAGATCTTTTAAAGGAGAATAGATCACATTACCATTGAAACGTAATTCGGTGGCCCTGCTTTCTCCATCCACCTCTTCAATGGGGCGAACGGGGTTATCGTAGTTATAGCCGTTGGGGTCTTCCCGCCATTTGCCATCATAGGTATATACACTGTCTGTAGGATTCCTGATAATAGCCTGGCGATAGATGTATGCATAGTTGGGGGCAGCAAAGAATTTGCGGTTACGGCCGATCACGTTCACATTGAACTTTAGTTTATTGTCCAGCATGGAATGATTGATATCTGCGCGGCCGATGAGTTGCTGGTTTTCAGAACGGTTGAAGAGCCCCTGCCATTGGCGAACGTTCACAGAAGCCACGTAATTGGTTTGTGCATTACCGCCCTGCAGGGTGATATTATGCGTATGGCTGAGCGGTGTGCGGGTGATCTCATCCAGCCAGTCTGTAGTAGTGCCGTAATTCCATTTTTCATTTGCTGTTGGTACAAAGAAACCTTCTGCCAGGAGGCGGCGGTAATCATCCGCATTCAGGAATTCCATTTTCCTGGCGATGGTTTGTACGCTGGCATACCCTTCGTAAGATAAAGTTGCCGGCCTGCTGCCTTTTTTGCGGGTGGTGATCAATACCACACCATTAGTACCACGTGTGCCGTAGATGGCGGCTGCAGAGCCATCTTTCAATACATCTATGGACTCAATGTCTTCCGGTGATACCGTATTCAATGAACCGGGAATACCATCTATCAATACCAGCGGAGAGGTGGAGGACATCAATGTGCTGTTACCACGCAGGGAGATCTGTGTATTGGCATTGGGGTCGCCACTGGGTGTGGTAACAGCCAGTCCTGCTACTTTACCTTGTATCAGCTGCCCTGCATCCTTAGCAAAGCCTTTCACAAAATTTTCCGACTTCACGCTGGCCACGGCGCTGGTTACATCGCCTTTCCGTTGCGTACCATATCCGATCACCACTACTTCATCCAGGTCCGATGCTTTGGTGCTGAGTGAGATATTAATAGTGGATTGCGTACCCACTGCTACTTCCTGCGTAGCGTAACCGGTGATGGAAATAACGAGGATGCTTTCAGTGCCGGGGGCTTCTATTTTATAATACCCGCTTTCGTTAGTGGTAACACCGGTGCCGGTGCCTTTTATGCGAACAGTAACGCCGGGTACAGGATCGCCGGTGGCTTTATCTGTAATAATACCTGATACGGTGACGGGGGCAGGATGCACCGCTGCCTGCAAGCCCTGGCAGGTCAGGCATAGCAGGAGTATGCATATTGCTTTTACAACAGTAGTTGTGTTTATCATAAGCTGCTTTTTAGTTTTGGTTTTAAAATGGTTTAATTGATCATTGAGTTGCTGACGGTCATAACGTTTATCTATGGAAATATTAATTGTCTGTTTGACATGTATCATATTTGGCAAAGGCATCCGCATGTTGATGTTTTTCATCAACAGCATTTCAGGGAAAGCTGATCGCTACTATTTAGAATAAAATTAGGTTACGGAGGAAGCCGTATAGTTGCCGTTTTTGATGAATATTCATTGGATTTTAGCAGCTTCTGCTATGGGTGAGTAATGCATGATCCAAGGGAGATAGCAGGGAGGTGGCAGGGGAGTCCGTGGAGATGAGGTGGACTTGCTCCGGAGATGACGTGTAGATGAGTTGGAGATGGATTGGAGTTGATATCTGAATAATAAATGGCTAATGCGTGGAACGTTTTTAGGTATCGGGGCTGTTTTATGATAGGGCTGCATTCATTTTATGCAAAAAATAAGCCTGTTTTTCAGGTACGGGCATAGTATTCCCGGGGAAGGAAGATATTAATCAGCGTTGTTTACCTTTTAACGGCCCGGGGGAGCATTTTTTGATCCAGGTTTTGTGGTACGTTTATTTTTTACAGTACGTTTGGCGGAGGATGTTTTGGTTTTGTTAGTCTCCGGAGTCTCCGGCAGTAATTTCTTCAGGTTCTTCACCTTGTTTTTACCAACAGGTTTAAGGATACGTTCCGGTACTACGGCAATGATCTCAGCTGCGTAGTATTTACGGTTCTGAACATCATAATATTTCCTGTTCACAAGTTCTAATGAACGCACTTGCAGTATATACAGTGTTGTATCATTCTCAGGTGCAGGAAGATTCAATGCAGCACCTGTAAATGGTGTTTGCAGATCTATCAGTAATGTTTCCCCCTTCAGCCTGGAATATTTGTTTTTGGAAAAGTTAATGGAAACGGCAATGGCTTTGATCTCTATATGTGTAGTGTTCCGGGATTGGGGAATATCCTGCGGAGGTACCTGCAGCAGGAATGTACCATTTGCGTTCTTGCGGAGCTTTGGCGGCTTTTTCAGTAGTTTATCCAGGGGAGTATGTGTGTTAAAGCTGAATCCTTCCAGCCGGGTGCTGAAGTGATCTAATTTAATAACAGGAGCAAGTGTTTTATTGAGCCGGTTAGTGACGGTACCATCGGGTGGAATATCCAGTTCATCCAGTATCGCATGGCGTACCAGCCTGCCGGTCTTACTGGCAATGCCAAAGTCCAGCGCTGCCTGTTTGGTGGCCTTGCTGCGATTTACTTTTTCAGGCATGGAGCGGACGAAGTATTGATCGCCCACTTTATACCCTATCTGGTTGCCCAGTTTTCCAATGAAATAATTAGGTCCTTGTTGTAACGCCATATTTGTTTCCCGATTTTAGCCCTGTAATTTACGAAAAGGCTCCGGGAGCAGCATGAATATTGATATTCGCTATATGGAAGAAAAAAACTATTTGAGGAAAGGAAATGGGCTGTGCATTATATTTTGCACAGCCCATTCATTCGATTATTTGCCTGCGTTTGCATCGTAATTCACCATCCATTTAAAACCGAACTTATCGGTGAGCATTCCAAAGAGTGCTCCCCATGGTGCATGGTCCAGCGGCATGATCACTGTTCCGCCTGCGGCCAGCCCGTTAAAGATGTGCTTTGCATTTTCTTCACTGTCCGGTGAAACGGCAATGGACACATTCGCATCTTTCCCTGCAGCTTCGGGGCCGGGTGTATCGCTGCCCATCAGGGATGTGCCGTTACCCAGTGGTAACATCACATGCATTACCTGGTTTTCCTGTCCGGGAGAATAATGTTCTGACGGCATGTCGGAGAACCTGGAGATACCTCCTAAGAATTCACCGCCGAAAACAGACTTGTAAAAGTTGA includes the following:
- a CDS encoding SusC/RagA family TonB-linked outer membrane protein gives rise to the protein MINTTTVVKAICILLLCLTCQGLQAAVHPAPVTVSGIITDKATGDPVPGVTVRIKGTGTGVTTNESGYYKIEAPGTESILVISITGYATQEVAVGTQSTINISLSTKASDLDEVVVIGYGTQRKGDVTSAVASVKSENFVKGFAKDAGQLIQGKVAGLAVTTPSGDPNANTQISLRGNSTLMSSTSPLVLIDGIPGSLNTVSPEDIESIDVLKDGSAAAIYGTRGTNGVVLITTRKKGSRPATLSYEGYASVQTIARKMEFLNADDYRRLLAEGFFVPTANEKWNYGTTTDWLDEITRTPLSHTHNITLQGGNAQTNYVASVNVRQWQGLFNRSENQQLIGRADINHSMLDNKLKFNVNVIGRNRKFFAAPNYAYIYRQAIIRNPTDSVYTYDGKWREDPNGYNYDNPVRPIEEVDGESRATELRFNGNVIYSPLKDLNIKLLLSGAKTSELTGYFETYDHRASVINNRKGYGSRGSGYFQDNLLELTADYSKTFSGHKFTLLGGYSYQNVTREGFSAWNSDFPSELYTYNRLQSGDAVSNPFATTGMRGVSSYKNNYKLIGFFGRLNYAWEDKYLLMATLRHEGSSKFGVNYKWGTFSAFSAGWRISQEGFLAGSDVVNDLKVRAGYGITGTVPNDPYMSLIVLNYNSDSRFLYNGTWIQPLEPNRNPNPDLRWEKKEEINIGLDFSLWNSRISGSLDVYQRDTKDMLYDFPVPVPPNLFGSTLANAGRMRNRGVEVLLNYEIIRSKDFSLSSNITYMNNKNTLMSISNDLYKTSNDFFFAGHTGEPIQLTTHRVKVGEPIGNFYGYKSIDIDENGQWIIEGQDGKPKPIDDAVPDDRKVLGNGIARHTAGWNLGFRYKQFSLGVNMRGAFGYQILNFQRMYYENPTIKQYNMLKTAFDKIYGKEQLNNPLAYVSHYIENGDHWKIDNVTLGYDINVSRSKYFRSARIYVSGLNLVVLTGYKGIDPEISRLGLDAGNDSRDKYPTTRTFTFGTNITF
- a CDS encoding VOC family protein, translating into MALVNPYLAFDGNCEEAFNFYKSVFGGEFLGGISRFSDMPSEHYSPGQENQVMHVMLPLGNGTSLMGSDTPGPEAAGKDANVSIAVSPDSEENAKHIFNGLAAGGTVIMPLDHAPWGALFGMLTDKFGFKWMVNYDANAGK